The genomic window CCGGAGCCTGTGTGACCGATGTCCCAGCCTAACGATAACAACCCCAACCGCCGAAACCTCCCTCTTCTGGGAGAACCGATGGATCCCGGGCAGCTTCTGGTGATCGCCGGCCCCTGCGTTGTCGAAGCGCCCGATCTTATGATGGAAGTCGGGGAAAAGATGAAGCAATGGTGCTTCGAAAGAGGGATTCGGTACATTTTTAAGAGCTCTTATACAAAAGCAAACCGGACAAAAGCCGAATCCCCATCGGGACCCGGTCTTCAGGACGGGCTGCGCATCCTCTCTCATGTTCGGGAGCGGCTCGGTGTCGATTTGCTGACCGATGTTCATTCCGCCGATGAGGCGTCGGCCGCCGCTGAGGTTGTACAAATACTTCAGGTTCCCGCTTTTCTCTGCCGGCAGACTCCCTTGTTGCAGGCTTGCGCCCGGGCTTGCCGGACAATCAACGTCAAGAAGGGGCAATTTCTTGCCCCCGAAGATATGCTGGAAGCGGTGGAAAAGATCCGCAGGATCCGGCCCGACGCCGAGGTTCTACTGACCGAGCGGGGGGCGAGTTTCGGCTACCGGAATCTTGTCGTCGACATGAGAAGCCTCGTCCTTCTCCGGCAAATGCCGGCGCTGACTATCTATGATGCGACCCATTCTTTGCAGCATCCCGGAGTGGGTGGGGATCGCCGATTCGCGCGTCCGCTGACCCGCGCCGCCCTGGCCGCCGGCGCCGAGGGAATCTTCCTGGAGGTCCATCCCGATCCCGAACAGGCCTTGAGTGACCAAACGACCCAGCTGCCCTTGGAATCTGTTCCCGCCTTTCTCGATGAGATGGCGGAACTCCGCCGCTTTTTGTGGGACAGAGAAACCCAAAGTGAGGACGAAGAATGACGCGGTCCTTTTCAAAGGGTCTGGATCTTTCCGAAATGGAGAAAGTCACTGCGATTCTGGGGACGGAAATCCGGGCGATTGAACAACTGAGCCATTTGCTCGAGCAATCGGATCTCGGCGCTGCAGTGGATCTGCTGTGCCTGTCCCGCGGACGGGTTATTGTCTCAGGCGTTGGAAAACCGGGCATCATTGGGCAGCGCATCGCGGCAAGCTTGAGAAGCACCGGCCGGCCGGCCTTTTTCCTGCACCCGGTTGAGGCGATTCATGGCGACCTGGGTCTCGTGACCTCCTCCGATGTGGCATTACTCCTGTCAAGAAGCGGCGAAACGGGGGAACTGCTCGCTCTCATCCCGACACTCCGGCGGATCGGCATCCCGATTATTGCGGCGACCTGCGGAAATGAAAACTCTCTGGCCGAACGGGTCGACTGCCATCTCCCGCTCGGAGATGTGGAAGAGATTCCCGAGTTGGGCGAATTCCCGACCGTCTCGAATACCGTCTTCCAGGTCTTGGGTGACATTCTCACTGTTCTCATCTTTCAACGCAGTGGGCTCTCCCTCGAAGATCTTCGGTTTCTGCACCCCGGCGGTGTGATCGGGCGCCAGGCGACCCTCAGAGTCGCTGATGTGATGCATTCGGGGAGCGCCATGCCCCTTGTGACTGAAGAGACTTCCCTGAAGGAAGCCCTTGTCGTCATCATTGAAAAACGTCTCGGTTTAACCTGCGTCGTCGATGAGGCGGGCAGGCTCTCTGGAGTTGTCGCCGATGGAGATATCAAACGGATTTTGCATCGCTATGGAGATATTAAGGCTCTCATGGTAGCGGAGGTCATGACCAAGGAGCCCAAAACGATCCGTGATGATGAACTTCTTCTTTCCGCCCTCAACCGGATGGAGAACAATCCGGAGGGCGCTATCACATCCCTCGTGGTCGTGGATGACGAGCTGAGGCCCATCGGAATCCTTCATATCCATGACATCCTCCGGACCTCCCCGCATCAGGAGTCTTAGGAACCTTTGATCCCTTCCCGGCTGGATTTATTCCTCCAAGAGCAAGGTCCCACGAGAGATAGACCACCAACGTGCCGATGAAAGAGTATGAGATCGCTCGGGGAAGACGAATCGTTGAATTGGCATGAGCCCTGCTTGCTTCCTTCCTATAGGTCGATTACCGTCATGATTGATAGGAATGGCTCCCGTTGCGTGTCCCGCCGGGGCGCTGCGGGGTCTCCGTACCTTCTTGCCGGGGAACCGGTTAGAAATGAAGGAATCGAGTCTTATGGTCAATGGTTTACCACGAGTGATGGCCCTTTCGAATGGATGGAGCCGCGCCCTGCCTTTTGGGGCTTTCCTTGTCGCTATAATTCTCACTTCCTGTGGCCCCAAGGAAAGGGAAGATGTCATTCCCAGGCCCGAAAACCTCCCCGATCAGGTGATCGAGGGCCTGGTCCTCCGGGAGACGGAAAATGGCGCTCTGCGATGGACCCTGTGGGCCGATCGGGCTCTCAAGTTCGAAAATAAACCGACCCAGTTGGAGGGGGTCCGCATCGTTTTCTACGATGAAAAGGACCATACGGAAAAATCCGTTTTGACCTCTTTGGGTGGAACGGTCGACGAGAAGACGCGCGACCTGTTGGCTGAGGGCGATGTTGTTGTTGTGACCGCTGACAGCATACGTTTGGAGACACCCGAGTTGAGATGGGATCGCCTATCGGGAAAGATCCATACAGAGACGCCGGTGAAGATTACGGAAGGGCAAAGTGTTTTAACCGGCATTGGGATCACTTCGGATATCGATCTCAACTCGTATGTCATCCATAAGGATGTCAAAGGAACGCTTCGAGATAAGGATGGAAGTCTTGAGCGCGAATTCAACTGAGATAACGCACGAGACGGCCGGCGGGATTCAGGCTCCCAAGGGAGCGGTCCTTGAGGCCCGTCATCTGGTCCGATATTATGGAAAGTTAAGGGTTGTCGATGACGTCTCTCTCGATGTGGCGCCCGGGGAAGTCGTAGGGCTGCTCGGTCCCAACGGCGCGGGAAAGACGACAACCTTCTATATGATCGTCGGCCTGCTCCGTCCCAAGTCAGGAAGTATCCACTTCGGCGAAAAGGATATTACGAATGAACCCCTCTATCGGCGGGCGCGTTTGGGGATCGGGTATCTTGCACAAGAGGCGTCGATTTTTAGACGGCTGACGGTGCGGGAAAATATCATGGGCATTCTTGAGACCCGCGGGCTTTCCCGAAAGGAACGGGAGAGTCGCTGTGAAGAACTTCTGGGCGAGCTTGATCTCACTCCCTTGGCTGATCGCCGGGGTTATCATCTTTCCGGCGGTGAACGACGCCGTGTTGAGATCACCCGGGCGCTGGTGACGAATCCATCCTATATACTTCTTGATGAACCTTTTGTCGGGATCGATCCGATCGCTGTTCAGGAGATTCAACAAATTATTCTCCGGTTGAAGGCCCGTGGTTTGGGAATCCTGATCACGGATCACAGCGTTCGCGAAACCCTTAGCGCCACGGATCGCGCCTATCTCATGTATGAGGGAAAGATCCGCATCAGCGGCCGGGCTCAGGATCTCATCGATGACGCCTGGGCGAGGAAGATTTATTTGGGAGAGAATTTCAGACTTTGAGGATTGATGTTGATGGAGATGAGACAGGGATTACATCTCGGGCCGAGGTTGCAGCAGAAACCGATCATCACGCTGAAAATCCAGCAGGCGCTGAAGATTCTCCAGCTGCCGACCCTGGAACTTCAGCACGAGCTGAGACAATACCTCGAAAGCAACCCGCTTCTCGAACAAGAGGAAGATGTCGAACTCACCGAACAGACCGCGGTTGAGGAGCCGTCCAACGACAAACAAGAAGAAGAGGTGGAGGCCCCGGACTGGTCGGACTTTCTCAATGACCGCGACTCCTGGGAAAGCCCTCGCCGTGAGCGCGAGGAGCTGGAACGAATAGAGAAGACACCCGTTAGTACCCCGACCCTGCATGAAAGCCTTCTCAATCAGGTCCGGCTCGTCACGGTGGACGCTGAAGAAGGTAGAATAGCAGAGTTTATCATTGGATCGATCGATGAAAACGGCAGGCTTACCATTGAGGCCGAGGAATTGGCTGAACTGCTGAAACTAGATGCGGAAAAGGTCAAGTCTGTCATCGGCAAGATCCAGAATCTTGAGCCTCCCGGCGTTGGGGCCCGGAATCTCCAAGAATGTCTGATGATTCAGCTGAGGGCAAGGGGCGGAGAGGGCAAACTGCCCTATAGGATTGTGGCGGAAACATTCGATCATCTGGCGAAAAGGCGGATCAACGAAATCGCCCGTGAATTGCACGTTTCACTTGAGAATGTACAAGACGCATTGGATGTCATCTCTCACCTGGATCCCCATCCCGGACGGGATCTGGCGGTGGCGGATTCCCCCTATATCTATCCGGATCTGATTGTTGAAAAAGTGGACGGCGACTATGAAGTCTTCCTCAATGATCGCAATGTTCCCCGCCTGCGAATTTCCTCCGCATATGCGGACATCCTCAGGGGGGACAAAGACCGGGGAGACAAGACCAGGACCTATGTCGAGAGGAAGCTCTCGAGCGCCAGGTGGGTTATTCTCGCCGTTGAGCGGCGGAGGAAAACGATGGTCGAAGTGATGAAGACCATCGTCGATCTGCAGCGGGATTTCTTCGATAAGGGGATATCGCATTTCAAGCCCATGGTGCTTCAGGATGTCGCGACCATTGTCGGTGTGCACGAAGCCACCGTGGCCCGCGTGACGAGCCATAAGTATGTCCAAACGCCGCGTGGTGTTTTCCATTTAAAATATTTCTTCTCATCCAAAATCAAGACGGATGCCGGCAGCGATGCCTCTTCAAAGGCCGTCAAGGCCAGGCTTCAGACGCTCATTGATCAAGAGGATAAGCTTCATCCGCTAAGCGACGACAAACTTGGAGCCATTTTGAACGATGAGGGGTTTCAAATAAGGCGCCGGACCGTCGCCAAGTACCGGGATCAGATGGGCGTCTTGAATGCCCGGATGAGACGTCGGGTTTAGCCAAGCGGGGGATTCCCCGTAATCAGGAGGAGGAAAATCAATGGATATCATTACCACTGCCCGGCATACCGAGTTGACCCCGGAGATTCGTGAACACGCAGAAAAGAGACTCCGGAAGCTGGAGCGCTATGTAAGCGACCTCCAGGAAGTGCATCTCATCATCAACAAGGAGAAGTACCGGCACGTTGCAGAGGTCACCCTAAGGGCCAAAGGAACAAATATTGTCAGCAGCGACGAATCGAGCGATCTCCTCACATCGATTGATCGTGTCGTGGATCGAGTGGAGCGGCAGGTCAAAAAAATCAGGGCGCGTCTCAAGGATCGCGGCAAGGCGCGGCGCCAATCGTCCCGTCGCGTGATGACATCGGCCGAACCCGGCTTTGTCGAAGAGGAAGAGCCGGTCGATGAGGTCCAGGAAGATGAATCCTATCCTCCGGTTGTCGTCCCGCGGCAGGAAATTTTCAGGACGGAGCCGACCACGGTTTCCAAAGCCGTGGATGAATTGCGTCTGCAAGAGGAAGATGTCCTCCTTTTCCGCAATGAGAAAACAGGCGTTGTAAGCCTTGTCTATATGAGGCCCGATGGAAATGTCGGATTCGCAGAAGCCCTCTGATAATCTGTCGTCGTTACAAGGACGGGTTCAACAGGAGCGGTTGAAGATCCGGGATTTCTACGAGAAATCCCGTGATGAGCTCAAGTTGCATCCTCTGACGCCTCTGGATGATACCGACCGGGATATCGGCACAACGGATATCAGCCGTCCCAGTTTCGTACTGATGGGTTATGACGCTCACTTTCCAAAGGACAGGATACAAATCCTTGGGAAGGCGGAAGTCTCCTATCTGAAGACACTCAGCCGAGAAGAGAGCCGGAAGGCTCTGGCGAATCTGTGTCGATTCGACATTCCCTGCATCATCCTTTCCCGATCCTTGGATCCACCGGATGATCTTTTGGAACTGGCCACAGCGAACAAAATCCCTGTTTTACAAAGCGAGCTGCCCACGACCGATTTCATTCAGGTCGTGGCATCGATTCTCAACGAGCAATTCTCTCCCTTTACCAGTGTTCATGGGACGCTGGTTGATGTTTATGGAGTCGGTCTCCTCTTTACGGGACGTTCCGGAATCGGCAAGAGCGAATGCGGTCTGGATCTTGTCGAAAGGGGCCATCGCCTGGTGGCGGATGATGTTGTTCACGTCAAAGAACGCCATAAGAGCGTATTGATCGGACGGGGCGTCGAGCTGGCCCGCAGTTTCATGGAGATTCGCGGCATCGGCATCATCGATGTGCAGGCGATGTATGGTATTCGCTCGATCCGCGCGCAGAAGCGGATCGAGCTTCAAGTCGTTCTCAAAGAGTGGGAGGCCGCCAAAGATTTCGAGAGGCTTGGGCTGGAAGAGAAGGAAACGATGATCCTCGGTGTGAAGATACCCATGGTGATCGTTCCCATTATCCCAGGAAAGAACATTTCCGTGATCGCTGAAACGATTGCGCTCAATTATTTGGTAAAGGCCTACGGGTACAATCCCGCTGAACATTTCAGCGATAATCTCCTTGAGGTGCTGCGCCGAAAAGCCAATCTGGAGAGATTGGCCCGTGATGATCCGGAGTAGCCGTGGCGGACTCCCCCGCACAGATCGCCGGTCTGCTGGTGACCCACGGCGCTTTGGGCACTGAGCTCATCCGCGTCGTGGAGTCGATTTTGGGTCCACAAGAAGATATCGCCGTTGTTTCAAATACCGGAACCTCGATGGAGAGTCTGACCCGAAAGATCCGGACGCAGATCGAGTCCATACAAGCAGAAGATCTCTTTATCTTTGTGGATCTTCTCGGAGGTTCCTGCAGCCAGGTCTGCCAGCTGGTTCGTCAAGAACATCCCTCGACCGTGATCTTCTCCGGTGTCAATCTACCCATGTTGCTCGAGTTTGCTTATAAACGGAGGCTTTTGGAGCCGGTCGAATTGGCGGCGGAGGTTGCACGAAAAGGGCGCGAGGGAATCCAATGTCTCTCACTTCCACATTCCTGCTGATTCGGGTCGATGACCGATTGATGCATGGCCAGGTCACCCTGGGTTGGGGAAACGAATTGGCGCCCCGGCAATATCTCATTGTGGATGACCAATTGGCCTTCAGCCCGATGGAAGCTGAACTCTTTAGGCTCGTGGCGCCCGAAGGAACCCATGTTCACATTTTCTCACCCAAGGCGTTTCTTGAAGAGATGGGAAAGGAATCAGTCTGGGACCGGGCGATCCTCATTCTGCGGGATATCCCGGCTCTGCTCGCACTCATCCGCGGCGGATTTCATCCGCCGGAGATCAATCTCGGCGGGATTCACCGGCATGCGGGGGCCACGGAAGTGTTGCCCTACCTGTTTTTAAGCCATGAAGACTGGGACGGATTGGAGGAGGTGGCGGCCTCCGGCGCCCAGCTCTATGCGCAGGAACTGCCCGGCCGGCCTTCCCATCGATGGGTTGCCCTGAGAGATAGAAAGCCGAACCGTGCCGGTTGAACAGATGGAGACCCTGCGTTGGATTCTTCTCATCCTTTGGATTTTCTGGGTCGGAGTTGACCGGCGAGCCTTTGGCAATTTCCAACTTCATCAGCCTCTCATCGCAAGCACCGTCTCGGGTCTTATCGTCGGTCTTCCGGAAATGGGATGCCTCATGGGGGTCGCCCTTCAGGCCGTTTGGTTGCAACCTTTAACACTCGGTGGGGTTATTCCCTTGGCGACCGGTCCGGCCGCCTGTGCCGGTATCCTTTGGCTCCGGACCATACTCCCCGCCGGCTCGGGTTGGCTGGGTGACGGATCGCCCCTGGATCTCTTGAAGGTGGTGGCGCCGCTGCCCCTGATCATCCTGTGGGTCGCGGTGTTGGGAGTCTTTCTCGAAGGAAAGATCCGAAAGATCAATTGGCGTTTGGAAAACGAGGAAGGGGACCGTTCCGGTACCCGCGGGCACCCGGGCTTTCGAATCACCGCCATCGGTCTCGCTCTTCCCGGCCTTGCTGCGATTCTCGCTGTGATCGGGTCCGTCGGCCCCATCCTCCTAATCCGCTTGTTGATAGGAGGGAAGGAGCCTGCTGTCAGCGTCATTTCAGACCTTCCTTCAATGGAAGGGGGCCTTCTTCCTATCTATCTATGGGTTCTATTGGGGATCGGCTTGGGGGGTGAAGTGGGGCGTTTGATTCGATCTCAGCCCAGGGGATGGGGATGGATCGCCGCGGGGATCCTGGGGGGATTGGTCATAGGCTGGGTTCTCTCATGAGAAAACCGAACCGCCTCATCTTGCTGTGGAAACTCCTGGCCCTGGAAGCCCTCTTCAATCATCAAAGCGGCCAGCGCCGGGGTTGGTTCTATATCCTGGAGGGCTCCATCGAGCGGGCCGCCTGGAGTGATGCGAATCGGCAGGCTCCAGCTCGGCTCAATGTCACACCCCCCTTTGCAGGGCTTCTTCTTGGGATGTGGCGAAAAGATCTCATGGGGGGCCCGAAAAAGGGCGGTGGCCCCTTCCCAGTGGAGACGTTATCCAGTACTTTGAGCGCCCGGGCCGACCGTCTGCTCTGGGGCTCTGTTCAACCGGCCGTTTTCTCGGTGGCGCTGATGCTGGCGCTCTTGGGCGGATCGGGTTCACCTTTGGCGGTGCCGATTCTCTGGATCGTTTTCGTGATAGGATGGCAGGTGTGGGGTTGGCGCCAATCCGATCAGCGGCCAATGGAAGCGCTTATCGGCTTCATCGGATCTCCCCGTTGGGCGATCTGGGAGCGACGGATGGGCCGACTCCGCCGGATCGCCGTCGGCGCCGTGCTGGGTTACTGGATCGCAGGTGGCGAGGGCTCGGGGATGGAACCCTACCGCTATGCCGCCCCCGTGCTGGGATTGATATTCGTTCTCGTTTGGAAGGTTCCTCCATTGAGATGGGGGATTGTGGCCCTGTTCCTCGCTCTGGGATTCGGCCTTTTCATCGGACCCGGAAGTGTGGTTCCTTGAGTCTCATGGGGAAAGCGGTAAGGTTGAGGTAACGCATTCGTGTTTGAATCGGAAGTTCGCGTACCAAATATTCCAGGAATCCACGCCCGGCCCGCGGCTGAATTAGTCAAATATGCCGCGCGCTTCGCCTCCGAGATTTTCTTGGAGGCAAACGATCTGACGATTAATGCGAAGTCGATTATGGGTGTCATGATGCTGGCCGCCGTCACCGGAACGATATTGAAGGTCCGCGCCGTGGGACCCGATGAATCGCAAGCTGTTCAGGGTGTCGTCGATCTGATTTCATCGGGTTTTGGAGAGGAGATGGAGGATGCCCCGGAAGGCGGAACCAAAGCCACCGACTGAGCATATGATCGGTGTTCCGGCGGCTCCCGGTTTTGTAGCCGGACCTGTTTATCTGCTGGACGGTCCCAGCCGTATTATTGTTAAAGAGAGATCGCTCGAACCGCATGAAATCGCCGGCGAGGTCCGCCATTTTCGCAAGGCCCTGCGCCTGGCCCGGGAAGAAATTACCGCCATCTGCAATGGTATTGAATCGCCCGAGGACGCCGGCCTTCAGCTTCTCAACGCCCATGGATTGATTGTTGAAGACCACACCCTGCAGGGGCGCATCATCGACACCATCAAAAATGAGAGAATCGCCGCCGATGGAGCCGTTTATCGCATCTTCATGGAGTATATCACTCATATGGAGGGCACCCCTGGCGAGTATTTTCGCGCCCGCGGTGAGGATATGCGGGATGTCATGCACCGGATCCTCCAACAGCTTCAAGATTGGGAACTCGGGTCGGCGGCCGCCATCCCCCAAGGTGTGATCCTGGTCGCTTCCGAATTGAGCCCGTCCGAGAGTGCTTGCCTCGACCCGCAACGGATCCTGGGTGTTGCCACCGATCATGGGGGAGCGACAAACCATGTGGCGATCATGGCCCGCAACAGGGGGATTCCCGCCGTTCTCGGGCTTGTGAACATTACGACCCGGGTCCAAGCCGGCGACATGATATTGTTGGACGGCAGCCACGGCCGCGTCACCCTCCGCCCGGCCCGTTCCGAGTTAAAGGCGTTTCAGAGATTACAGACCAGGGAATTGAGGATTCGGACCGCCCTTGGGCAGCAAGTCAGGCTGCCTTCCCACACGATTGATTTGCAGAGAATACCCCTCTTCTCGAATATTGAAGCTCCAGATGATGCGGAGCTGGCCTTGAAAGAGGGGGCTGAGGGGATCGGCCTCTATCGAACCGAGTTTCTTTACTCCCGGCATACCGGATGGCCTTCGGAGGAGGAGCAGGTTCGAGCCTACCGCCGTGTGGTTCGAAAGATGAGGAAACGTCCCGTCATCATCCGCACGATGGATGTGGGGGGTGATAAATTTGCGGCCCTCAGCGGTATCGGCCGTGAGAGTAATCCCTTCCTCGGTGTCCGGGGGATCCGTTTCTCACTCATGCATCCCGAAATTTTCCGCACCCAGCTGCGGGCGATCATGCGTGTGGCTGATCAAGGGAATGTCCGCATTCTTTTGCCGATGGTCAGCAATTTGGATGAGGTCAGGGAGGCCAAGCAACTGGTTGGATCGGTGCGCCGCGAAGTGGAACGGGAAGGGGTGGCTGTTCAATCGCTGGCGCTCGGTGTCATGGTGGAAGTTCCCTCCATGGTGATCCTCTCCGATCTCTTGAGCCGTGAAGTTGATTTCCTCAGTATCGGATCCAATGATCTCATTCAGTATGTACTGGCGGCGGATCGAGGGAATGAAAACGTAGCGCATATCTATGATCCTTTCCATCCCGCTGTCTTGCGGGCCATCTATACAACGGTGCAAAGCGGGCACCGGGCCGGCATTTCGGTCTCTTCCTGCGGTGAGATGTCGGGGGATCCAATGGGCGTGTTGGTGCTTCTCGGCTTGGGCATCGACCAGTTGAGTGTGGCTCCCTGGCGCATCAAACCGGTCAAGCAGATCATACGGGCATCGAGCATCAGCCACCTGCGTCATGTGATTGAGCAGGATGCGCTGACCTGCGCCACACCCTCTGAGTTGCGGACGGCGCTGATTCAAGCCTTTCCGGATACGGCGGCGGCGACCTGGGGCAAACCGAACGGATTGTACGATCCCTCTCCTCAAAAATGAGAAGAGGCCGGATGAGGAAACCGTTGAAATGAGAAAGTCGTGGTAGAAAATTCCCGCGGTTCAAACGGCCTCCCGCCGCAGGAACCGATGATCGACCTTGTAAGACGTACACCGGATGATTTTCTCCTTAGTTACAATAAAGCAACCGGCCTGAAGGGCTGGTCTTTGGAGAAGTGGCCTGCCGGACTCCTTATATTGGGAATGGGCGGTTCTGGTATCTCGGGTCTTCTTCTTCAAACGCTCATGGTGAAGGAATGCCCGGTTCCCCTGATCTGGTCACGCGATCTCTTTCTCCCGGCCTATCTCGATGAGAGATGGCTGGTGGTCGCCGTCAGTTATTCCGGCAATACCTGGGAAACATTGAAGACACTACAGGAAGTCGAGGCCCTGGGGCTTCCTTGGCGGGGCCTGGCTTCTGGCGGATCATTAACCGCCAAGGCGCGGGAAGCGGGAGCCCTCATCCATACCCTCGAACCCGGCCTGCCACCACGATCGATGAGCTTGGCCGCCTTAGCGGGGCTCCTCGCTCTCTTCCACCATCTTCTCCCTTCGCTCTCATCCCAGATCGAGGAAACGCGCCGGGAGATGGCGGAGGATATGGTGGATTGGGATCTTCTGGGCCGATCCCGCCTCTCGCCGCCGGAAAAATGCGGCGCGTGGCCGGTCTTTCCGCGTGATCCACACCTCTTGGCCGATTTGCTGGTATCGCGTTTCCCGCTCTTCTACGGTTGGGGAATGGTGGGAGAGGCCGTGGCCTATCGCTGGATGTGCCAGATGGCTGAGAATGCGAAGGTTCCGTCGCATGCCCACCGGCTTCCTGAACTCCTCCACAACGAAATCGTGGCGTGGAAGGAATGGGGTTCCCTGCGGCCGGCGCCGGTCCTTTTGCGGATCGACACGGAGGCTCGGCCGGTGGTCGATGCGGCCGGCACCCCGTGGGATCGTGTCTGGCGGGAACTGGAAGGGGCCGGTATCGAAGCCTGGTCCATCCCGGCCGCCGGCGGATCCCTGCTGTCCCGTTCCTTGCGCCAGGTCTTGCTGGGTGACGCCGTGAGTGTCTTGTCGGCCCGCCGCCGGCGGGTGGCCGCGACACCGGTTCCCGCAATTGAAAGGCTGAAGGCGGAAAGATAGAGCAAGAGCCGCTGTTCATTTCCGGGGGCGGCACTCTTTAACATTGATGGAGGTTCAACAAAGATGAGTTTGGCACCCAAGGATTTTATTGCGATTATTCCCGCGGCCGGTATTGGAACCCGACTGAGGCCCCATACACACACTCTTCCCAAAGCGCTGATCAATGTCGCGGGCCGTCCCATCCTGGCTCACATACTGGATGCGCTGATCCAACAGGGAATTAAACGCTATGTCCTGGTTGTCGGTTATATGGGTGATCGGATCCGCGAGTATATTGATGAACGTTACGAAATCGATGTGGAATTTGTGGAACAGGAAACCCGCAGGGGTCTTGGGCATGCGATTTATATGACAAAAGATATCGTAGGCTCCCATCCGTCGCTTATCGTTTTGGGCGATACGATTGTACAAACGGACTACGCCGCCTATCTGAATCCCAATGAAATCGTTATCGGCGTGAAGGAGGTGGAAGACCCCCGGCGGTTCGGTATTGTCGAAATCGCCGACGGATATGTCCAACACCTCGTCGAGAAACCCGAACAGCCGACGAGCAACCTCGCCATCGTCGGCATCTATGGAATCCGCCACACGGACCGGCTCTTCAAGGCCCTGGGCGGGCTCATTGAGGACGGAAAGACGACCAAGGGTGAATTCCAACTGACCGATGCCCTCGAAAAGATGATGCAGGATGGGGCGAAGATGACGGTCCAACTCGTGAGCGGATGGTTTGATTGCGGAAAGCCGGAGACGCTGCTTCAGACCAACCGGCATCTGCTGGAGGGGGTCACCCCGCCGATTCCGCGCCCCGGCGTTGTCTTTGTGCCCCCGGTCTTTGTGGATAGCAAAGCGGTCGTGGAGCAATCGATCCTGGGTCCTTATGTTTCGGTGGCCCGCGGCGCCATCGTCCGGGGCTCGATCCTCCGTGATTCGATCGTCACCGAAAATGCGACGGTGGAAGATATCATTCTCGAGAACTCCGTCATCGGCGAAAATGCGGTGGTCCAAGGAACCTGCCAGAGCCTCAATGTGGGGGATTCCTCGGAGATCAGACCCTCATGAGGCCCCTCTGACTCTTTTCCCGGCGGAATGAAGAAGTCCCTCCCGGCCGATAAAGGGATTTTCAACCCCCTTGAACCGAACCTCCTTATCGCGGTATGCTGATTAACTGGCTGTCGTAAGAATTGGGAGGAGGAATTGATGAAGCAATACAACTTGTTCACGAGTGAATCCGTCGCCGCCGGCCACCCCGATAAAGTAGCCGATCAGATCAGTGATGCGATTCTCGATGCCTATATCGCCCAAGACGATCATAGTCGTGTCGCCTGTGAAGTGATGGTGACGACCGGAATGGTTTTGGTTTCCGGGGAGATCTCATCACGCGCCCAGGTGGATATCAGAGCGATTGTTCGCAGGACTATTGCTGAAATCGGGTATACCGATCCGTTCTGTCGCTTTGAGGCGGATAGCTGTTGTGTCTTGATCAGCATCGATGAACAGAGCCCGGATATCACAATGGGCGTTGTCAAAAAAGATGAATCAAAACAGGGCGCCGGTGACCAAGGGATGATGTTCGGATTCGCATGTGATGAAACACCAGAGTTCATGCCTCTGCCCATCGTTCTTTCCAATGCATTGATCCGCAAGTTGAATGAGATCCGGAATCAGAAGAAGGTCGATTATCTACGGCCTGACGGCAAGGCTCAGGT from Candidatus Eisenbacteria bacterium includes these protein-coding regions:
- the hprK gene encoding HPr(Ser) kinase/phosphatase, with the protein product MEMSDSQKPSDNLSSLQGRVQQERLKIRDFYEKSRDELKLHPLTPLDDTDRDIGTTDISRPSFVLMGYDAHFPKDRIQILGKAEVSYLKTLSREESRKALANLCRFDIPCIILSRSLDPPDDLLELATANKIPVLQSELPTTDFIQVVASILNEQFSPFTSVHGTLVDVYGVGLLFTGRSGIGKSECGLDLVERGHRLVADDVVHVKERHKSVLIGRGVELARSFMEIRGIGIIDVQAMYGIRSIRAQKRIELQVVLKEWEAAKDFERLGLEEKETMILGVKIPMVIVPIIPGKNISVIAETIALNYLVKAYGYNPAEHFSDNLLEVLRRKANLERLARDDPE
- a CDS encoding PTS sugar transporter subunit IIB translates to MSLTSTFLLIRVDDRLMHGQVTLGWGNELAPRQYLIVDDQLAFSPMEAELFRLVAPEGTHVHIFSPKAFLEEMGKESVWDRAILILRDIPALLALIRGGFHPPEINLGGIHRHAGATEVLPYLFLSHEDWDGLEEVAASGAQLYAQELPGRPSHRWVALRDRKPNRAG
- a CDS encoding PTS sugar transporter subunit IIC, with protein sequence MPVEQMETLRWILLILWIFWVGVDRRAFGNFQLHQPLIASTVSGLIVGLPEMGCLMGVALQAVWLQPLTLGGVIPLATGPAACAGILWLRTILPAGSGWLGDGSPLDLLKVVAPLPLIILWVAVLGVFLEGKIRKINWRLENEEGDRSGTRGHPGFRITAIGLALPGLAAILAVIGSVGPILLIRLLIGGKEPAVSVISDLPSMEGGLLPIYLWVLLGIGLGGEVGRLIRSQPRGWGWIAAGILGGLVIGWVLS
- a CDS encoding HPr family phosphocarrier protein: MFESEVRVPNIPGIHARPAAELVKYAARFASEIFLEANDLTINAKSIMGVMMLAAVTGTILKVRAVGPDESQAVQGVVDLISSGFGEEMEDAPEGGTKATD
- the ptsP gene encoding phosphoenolpyruvate--protein phosphotransferase, with protein sequence MPRKAEPKPPTEHMIGVPAAPGFVAGPVYLLDGPSRIIVKERSLEPHEIAGEVRHFRKALRLAREEITAICNGIESPEDAGLQLLNAHGLIVEDHTLQGRIIDTIKNERIAADGAVYRIFMEYITHMEGTPGEYFRARGEDMRDVMHRILQQLQDWELGSAAAIPQGVILVASELSPSESACLDPQRILGVATDHGGATNHVAIMARNRGIPAVLGLVNITTRVQAGDMILLDGSHGRVTLRPARSELKAFQRLQTRELRIRTALGQQVRLPSHTIDLQRIPLFSNIEAPDDAELALKEGAEGIGLYRTEFLYSRHTGWPSEEEQVRAYRRVVRKMRKRPVIIRTMDVGGDKFAALSGIGRESNPFLGVRGIRFSLMHPEIFRTQLRAIMRVADQGNVRILLPMVSNLDEVREAKQLVGSVRREVEREGVAVQSLALGVMVEVPSMVILSDLLSREVDFLSIGSNDLIQYVLAADRGNENVAHIYDPFHPAVLRAIYTTVQSGHRAGISVSSCGEMSGDPMGVLVLLGLGIDQLSVAPWRIKPVKQIIRASSISHLRHVIEQDALTCATPSELRTALIQAFPDTAAATWGKPNGLYDPSPQK
- a CDS encoding NTP transferase domain-containing protein, whose product is MSLAPKDFIAIIPAAGIGTRLRPHTHTLPKALINVAGRPILAHILDALIQQGIKRYVLVVGYMGDRIREYIDERYEIDVEFVEQETRRGLGHAIYMTKDIVGSHPSLIVLGDTIVQTDYAAYLNPNEIVIGVKEVEDPRRFGIVEIADGYVQHLVEKPEQPTSNLAIVGIYGIRHTDRLFKALGGLIEDGKTTKGEFQLTDALEKMMQDGAKMTVQLVSGWFDCGKPETLLQTNRHLLEGVTPPIPRPGVVFVPPVFVDSKAVVEQSILGPYVSVARGAIVRGSILRDSIVTENATVEDIILENSVIGENAVVQGTCQSLNVGDSSEIRPS